The Phalacrocorax carbo chromosome 21, bPhaCar2.1, whole genome shotgun sequence genome has a window encoding:
- the TECTA gene encoding alpha-tectorin, with the protein MNKQPFLGTWVALLVLTARQRAHTMASLYPFWQNDTKTPKVDDGSSPEIKISIPFIFFGAPYRSIYVNNNGVISFNALVSQFTPEAFPLTDGRAFVAPFWADVHNGIRGEIYYRESMDPELLRRASKDVRKHFKDMSSFSAIWIFIVTWEEVTFYGGSSTTPVNTFQAVLITDGVSSFAIFNYHKISWTTGTASGGDPLTGLGGVMAQAGFNGGNITNFFSIPGSRTPDIVNIEETTNVNVPGRWAFKIDGREIDPANGCSLRGQFLRQGEIFWDNANCTTKCRCLDFNNEIFCQEMACGPFEVCEPKTKFFQCVPVESSTCVVFGDPHYHTFDGFLFHFQGSCSYLLARQCWPGSQLPYFNVEAKNENRGGSSVSWLRDIFVEVYSHKIVLPKGGFGKAKVDDLVVSLPISLELGAIKVYQSGLSTALETDFGLLVTYDGQHYASVSVPGTYINATCGLCGNYNKDPEDDTLRSDGRLATSVPDLGESWRVPHPERKCSPGCLDNCSLCDAATESLYFTSEYCGFINKSGGPLWECGTVVDPTAFVHSCVYDLCSARDNGTGLCQAIQAYAAVCQALGISVGEWRARMGCVTAVQCPELSHYSVCVSSCPATCSDLTAPLTCSSPCTEGCECNEGHVLSTDRCVPVQKCGCDVDGRYYAIGESFWAAADCTVECKCDDGGEARCFNTTCPEGKVCTIENGYRGCYPKRESLCLVGQNQVLQTFDGVAFPYPLEHSYTLLKTCPERPDFIEVDISQKKPGSAPNGPRVVRIQVVGQEVKIGGSSLSEIKVNGYDVELPYFHPSGRLEIYRSNNSTVMESEGLLAIGYYDSGLLEIRLSTAYFSCTGGLCGFFNSNASDEFCLPKGKCTDNLELFLESWTTFDEICNGECGDLLKACNNDSELLKSYRSRSSCGIINDPTNSSFLECHSVVNVSAYYRTCLFRLCQSGGNQSELCDAVARYAGACKNAEVDVGQWRSHSFCPLACPENSHFEECMSCMETCETLATGPVCTDTCAEGCRCDEGFALRGTRCIPRGECGCNFEGRQLATNQTFWMDVACHFLCYCNGSDNSVYCENVSCKDDEYCLEENGLYYCHVRTDASCIVSGYGHYLTFDGYSFDFQSSCALVLCTTISRPRVERSDTFPAFTVTAKNEDRDTSLALWVKQVEVEVFNYNIVIHRAYKYTVLINNERLYLPLKLGQGKVNIFAFGFHIVVETDFGLKVVYDWKTFLSITIPRSFQNLTYGLCGRYNGNPEDDLVAVGGMPATTVTDFVQSWTKRDTFCRVGCGDRCPACGKVEGFWKPQQLCSLIPSQSGVFAKCHSKINPGFFYKNCLFDTCVDGGAMQTACSWLQNYASTCQTQGIAITGWRNFTSCSVSCPPNSHYESCVSLCQPRCAAIRLKSDCSHYCVEGCQCDPGYVLNGKSCILPHNCGCYSDGKYYEPKQLFWNGDCTRRCRCFRRNLIQCDPRHCKSDEECALRSGVRGCFSTRSSFCLAAGGGVFRTFDGAFLRFPANCAFVLSTICQKLPDFSFQLIINFDKWSSPNLTIISPVYFYINEEQILISDRNTVKVNGSHVNIPFVTGLSTKIFSQEGFLVIDSSPDIQIRYNGFNVIKITIGERLQNKVCGLCGNFNGDRTDDHATLRGKPAVSSVVLAQSWKTNGMQKSCNELQYSQYAASCDNVQIQELQSDSYCLKLTDMKGFFQPCYGLLDPLPFYESCFLDGCYNHKKVQLCGSLAAYGEACRTFGILGTEWIEKENCSGVVEDPCVGADCPNRSCELDNGGELCGCIEPPPYGNTTHDIIDAEVTCKAAQMEVSISKCKLFQLGFEREGVRVNDRHCPGIEGEDFISFQINNTKGNCGNVVQSNSTHIVYKNTVWIESANNTGNIITRDRTINVEFSCAYELDIKISLDSVVRPMLSVINLTVPTQEGSFTTKMALYKNSSYKHPYRQGEVVLTTRDVLYVGVFVVGADSNHLILMLNKCYATPSRDSNDKLRYFIIEGGCQNMKDNTIGIEENGVSLTCRFHVTVFKFIGDYDEVHLHCAVSLCDSEKYSCKINCPQHTRMASVFAEEPKEQIISVGPIRRKRSDWCEDNGGCEQICTSRADGPLCSCVTGTLQGDGKSCRASSSSGEHHARATLLVAAQLWLWLHAAPRDLTS; encoded by the exons ATGAACAAGCAACCTTTTCTCGGAACCTGGGTGGCCCTTCTGGTGCTAACTGCACGGCAGCGAG CTCACACCATGGCAAGTCTGTATCCATTCTGGCAGAACGACACGAAAACGCCCAAAGTTGACGATGGAAGCTCTCCCGAAATCAAGATCTCCATCCCATTCATCTTTTTTGGAGCCCCGTACAGAAGCATTTAT GTCAACAACAACGGCGTGATTTCCTTCAACGCGCTCGTCAGCCAGTTCACACCAGAAGCCTTCCCCTTGACAGACGGGCGGGCCTTCGTCGCGCCCTTCTGGGCGGACGTGCACAACGGTATCCGGGGAGAAATCTACTACAGGGAGAGCATGGACCCCGAGCTGCTGAGGAGAGCCTCCAAAGACGTCCGCAAGCACTTCAAAGACATGTCCTCTTTCTCTGCCATCTGGATCTTCATCGTCACCTGGGAGGAAGTCACTTTCTACGGAGGAAGCAGCACGACTCCA GTAAACACTTTCCAAGCTGTCCTGATCACCGATGGAGTGTCGTCTTTTGCCATATTTAACTACCACAAAATCAGCTGGACCACAGGGACAGCCAGTGGAGGGGACCCCCTGACCGGTCTCGGTGGGGTGATGGCCCAG GCTGGCTTCAATGGCGGAAATATCACCAACTTCTTTAGCATCCCAGGGTCCAGAACCCCAGACATAGTCAATATCGAAGAAACAACGAACGTTAACGTCCCTGGGCGCTGGGCTTTCAAAATAGACGGCAGAGAAATAGATCCGGCCAATGGCTGCAGCCTGAGAG gACAGTTTCTCCGTCAAGGGGAGATCTTCTGGGACAATGCCAACTGCACCACCAAGTGCCGCTGCCTGGACTTCAACAACGAGATCTTCTGCCAGGAGATGGCTTGTGGCCCCTTTGAAGTGTGCGAGCCGAAGACCAAGTTCTTCCAGTGCGTGCCAGTGGAGAGCAGCACCTGCGTGGTGTTCGGAGATCCACATTACCACACCTTCGACGGCTTCCTCTTTCACTTCCAGGGTTCCTGCTCCTACCTTCTCGCCAGGCAGTGCTGGCCAGGCTCCCAGCTGCCCTACTTCAACGTGGAGGCCAAGAACGAGAACCGAGGCGGCTCCTCCGTCTCCTGGCTGAGGGATATTTTTGTGGAGGTCTACTCACACAAGATTGTCCTCCCCAAAGGCGGCTTTGGGAAAGCGAAG GTGGATGACTTGGTGGTGTCCCTACCCATCTCTCTGGAACTGGGTGCAATAAAAGTCTACCAAAGCGGCTTGTCCACAGCTCTGGAGACCGACTTTGGCCTGCTGGTGACCTACGATGGACAACACTACGCCTCTGTCTCTGTTCCGGGCACATACATCAATGCCACATGCGGTCTGTGTGGGAATTACAATAAAGACCCCGAGGACGATACCCTCCGCTCAGACGGGAGGTTGGCCACGTCCGTGCCAGACCTGGGTGAGAGCTGGCGAGTGCCGCACCCCGAGCGGAAATGCTCACCTGGCTGCTTGGACAACTGCAGCCTCTGCGATGCCGCCACCGAGTCTCTCTATTTCACCTCTGAATACTGCGGCTTCATCAACAAGAGCGGCGGGCCGCTGTGGGAGTGTGGCACCGTTGTGGACCCCACCGCCTTTGTCCACAGCTGTGTCTACGACCTCTGCAGCGCGCGGGATAATGGCACTGGCCTGTGCCAAGCCATCCAGGCGTACGCCGCGGTATGCCAGGCCCTGGGCATCTCAGTGGGAGAGTGGCGTGCCCGGATGGGATGTG TGACAGCCGTGCAGTGCCCAGAGCTCAGCCACTACTCAGTGTGTGTCAGCAGCTGCCCCGCCACGTGTTCGGACCTCACAGCCCCGCTGACCTGCTCCTCCCCATGCACCGAGGGCTGTGAGTGCAACGAGGGCCATGTTCTCAGCACGGACCGCTGCGTCCCTGTCCAGAAGTGTGGCTGTGATGTGGATGGCCGGTATTACGCCATCGGGGAGTCtttctgggcagcagcggacTGCACGGTGGAGTGCAAGTGCGACGACGGCGGAGAGGCCAGGTGCTTCAACACCACGTGCCCCGAAGGAAAGGTCTGTACCATTGAGAATGGCTACCGGGGTTGCTACCCCAAGCGGGAGAGCCTGTGTTTGGTGGGACAAAATCAGGTGCTGCAGACCTTTGACGGCGTCGCCTTCCCCTATCCGCTGGAGCACTCCTACACGCTGCTTAAAACCTGCCCGGAGAGACCAGACTTCATTGAAGTGGATATCAGCCAAAAGAAGCCTGGATCTGCTCCCAACGGGCCACGTGTCGTGCGGATCCAAGTGGTCGGCCAAGAGGTGAAGATCGGAGGCAGCAGCCTGTCTGAGATCAAG GTGAACGGTTATGACGTGGAGCTGCCCTATTTCCACCCTTCCGGCCGCTTGGAAATCTACCGTAGCAACAACAGCACCGTGATGGAGTCAGAGGGTCTCCTGGCTATCGGCTACTACGATTCGGGCCTCCTGGAGATCCGCCTCTCCACCGCCTACTTCAGCTGCACTGGGGGCCTGTGCGGCTTCTTCAACAGCAACGCCAGCGACGAGTTCTGCCTGCCCAAGGGCAAGTGCACAGACAACCTGGAGCTCTTCCTGGAGAGCTGGACTACATTTGATGAGATCTGCAATGGGGAGTGCGGGGACCTCCTCAAGGCTTGCAACAACGACTCGGAGCTGCTCAAGTCCTACAGGAGCCGCTCCAGCTGCGGCATCATCAACGACCCCACCAACAGCTCCTTCCTGGAGTGTCACAGCGTGGTCAACGTCTCGGCCTACTACAGGACGTGCCTCTTCCGCCTGTGCCAGAGCGGGGGCAACCAGTCGGAGCTGTGTGACGCGGTGGCACGCTACGCCGGCGCCTGCAAGAATGCCGAGGTGGACGTCGGCCAGTGGAGGAGCCACAGCTTTTGCC CTCTCGCCTGCCCAGAGAACAGCCATTTCGAGGAGTGCATGAGCTGCATGGAGACCTGCGAGACCCTGGCCACGGGCCCCGTCTGCACAGACACCTGTGCGGAGGGCTGCCGGTGCGACGAGGGCTTCGCCCTCCGCGGCACCCGCTGCATTCCCCGTGGCGAGTGCGGCTGCAATTTTGAGGGGCGCCAGCTGGCCACTAACCAGACCTTTTGGATGGATGTTGCCTGCCACTTCCTCTGCTACTGCAACGGCTCTGACAACAGTGTGTACTGCGAGAACGTCTCCTGCAAAGACGATGAGTACTGCCTGGAGGAGAATGGCCTCTACTACTGCCACGTCCGCACCGACGCCTCCTGCATCGTCTCTGGCTACGGACACTACCTGACTTTCGACGGCTACTCTTTTGACTTCCAGAGCAGCTGTGCGTTGGTCCTGTGCACCACGATCTCTCGGCCAAGGGTGGAGCGCTCAGACACCTTCCCAGCGTTCACCGTCACGGCCAAGAACGAGGATCGGGACACATCTCTGGCCCTGTGGGTGAAACAAGTCGAAGTGGAGGTCTTCAATTACAACATCGTCATCCACCGTGCCTACAAATATACCGTGCTG ATCAACAACGAGCGTCTCTACCTGCCCTTGAAGTTGGGCCAGGGCAAAGTGAACATCTTTGCCTTTGGCTTTCACATAGTGGTTGAGACAGACTTTGGGCTGAAGGTGGTGTACGACTGGAAGACCTTCCTCTCCATCACCATCCCACGCAGTTTCCAGAACCTGACCTACGGCCTCTGCGGCCGCTACAACGGCAACCCCGAGGATGACCTGGTGGCTGTGGGTGGCATGCCAGCCACCACTGTCACTGACTTCGTCCAGAGCTGGACAAAGCGGGACACGTTCTGCCGCGTGGGCTGTGGTGACCGCTGCCCTGCCTGCGGGAAGGTAGAAGGCTTCTGGaagccccagcagctctgcagcctcatCCCAAGCCAAAGCGGCGTCTTTGCCAAGTGCCACAGCAAGATCAACCCTGGCTTTTTCTACAAGAACTGCCTCTTCGACACCTGTGTTGATGGGGGAGCCATGCAAACggcctgcagctggctgcagaaTTATGCCAGCACGTGCCAAACGCAGGGCATCGCCATTACCGGCTGGAGGAACTTCACCTCATGCT CCGTCAGCTGTCCCCCCAACAGCCACTATGAGAGCTGTGTGTCCCTGTGCCAGCCCCGATGCGCCGCCATCCGGCTGAAGAGCGACTGCAGCCACTACTGCGTGGAGGGATGCCAGTGCGACCCCGGGTACGTCCTCAATGGGAAGAGCTGCATCCTTCCCCACAACTGCGGCTGCTACTCCGATGGCAAATACTACGAG CCCAAGCAGCTCTTCTGGAACGGGGACTGCACCCGTCGGTGCCGCTGCTTCCGGCGCAACCTCATCCAGTGCGACCCACGGCACTGCAAATCAGACGAGGAGTGTGCCCTGCGCAGTGGCGTCCGCGGCTGCTTCAGCACCAGGAGCTCCTTCTGCCTGGCGGCGGGTGGTGGCGTCTTCCGCACCTTCGATGGGGCCTTCCTCCGCTTTCCCGCCAACTGCGCCTTCGTCCTCTCCACCATCTGCCAGAAGCTGCCCGATTTCTCCTTCCAGCTCATCATCAACTTTGACAAGTGGTCCTCGCCTAACCTCACCATCATCTCCCCTGTGTACTTCTACATCAATGAGGAGCAGATTCTTATCAGTGACAGGAATACCGTCAAG GTGAATGGCAGCCATGTGAACATCCCCTTCGTCACGGGTCTTTCCACAAAGATCTTCAGCCAGGAGGGCTTCCTGGTCATCGACTCCAGCCCTGACATCCAGATCCGCTACAACGGCTTCAACGTCATCAAAATCACCATCGGGGAGCGGCTGCAGAACAAGGTGTGTGGCCTCTGCGGCAACTTCAACGGCGACCGGACAGACGACCACGCGACGCTGCGGGGGAAGCCGGCGGTGAGCAGCGTGGTGCTGGCGCAGAGCTGGAAGACCAACGGCATGCAGAAGAG CTGCAACGAGCTGCAGTACTCACAGTACGCCGCCTCCTGCGACAACGTCCAGATCCAGGAGCTGCAGAGTGACAGCTACTGCCTGAAGCTGACAGACATGAAAGGCTTCTTCCAGCCCTGCTACGGCCTCCTGGACCCCCTGCCCTTTTATGAGTCCTGCTTTCTGGATGGCTGCTACAACCACAAGAAGGTCCAGCTGTGTGGCTCGCTGGCTGCCTACGGCGAGGCCTGCCGCACCTTCGGCATCCTGGGCACCGAGTGGATCGAGAAAGAGAATTGCT CAGGAGTGGTGGAAGATCCCTGCGTGGGTGCCGACTGCCCCAACCGCAGCTGCGAGCTGGACAACGGTGGGGAGCTGTGCGGCTGCATCGAGCCCCCGCCCTATGGGAACA CCACCCATGATATCATTGATGCGGAGGTGACTTGCAAAGCTGCCCAAATGGAGGTGTCCATCTCAAAGTGCAAGCTGTTCCAGCTGGGCTTCGAGCGCGAGGGTGTGCGAGTCAATGACCGCCACTGCCCTGGCATCGAAGGGGAGGACTTCATCTCCTTCCAGATCAACAACACCAAGGGCAACTGTGGCAACGTGGTGCAG TCAAACAGCACGCATATAGTGTACAAGAACACGGTGTGGATCGAGAGTGCGAACAACACGGGCAACATCATCACCCGGGACCGGACCATCAACGTGGAGTTTTCCTGTGCCTATGAGCTGGACATCAAGATCTCCCTGGATTCAGTCGTGCGACCGATGCTCAG TGTGATTAACCTGACCGTGCCGACGCAGGAAGGGAGCTTCACGACCAAGATGGCCCTGTACAAGAACTCGTCCTACAAGCACCCTTACCGGCAGGGTGAGGTGGTGCTCACTACCCGGGACGTGCTCTACGTGGGGGTCTTCGTCGTTGGGGCAGATTCCAACCACTTGATCCTGATGCTGAACAAGTGCTACGCGACCCCTTCGCGGGACAGCAACGACAAGCTGCGCTACTTCATCATCGAGGGAGG GTGCCAAAACATGAAGGACAACACCATTGGCATAGAGGAGAATGGGGTATCGTTGACATGTCGCTTCCACGTCACCGTCTTCAAGTTCATCGGGGATTATGACGAAGTTCACCTCCACTGTGCCGTGTCGCTCTGCGATTCGGAGAAATACTCCTGCAAAATA AACTGCCCTCAGCACACGAGGATGGCCAGCGTGTTTGCCGAGGAGCCCAAGGAGCAGATCATCTCGGTGGGGCCTATTAGGAGGAAGC GATCGGACTGGTGCGAGGACAATGGAGGCTGCGAGCAGATCTGCACGAGCCGGGCGGATGGACCCCTGTGCAGCTGCGTGACAGGGACGCTGCAAGGGGACGGCAAGAGCTGCAGGG CCTCCAGCTCTTCAGGGGAGCACCATGCCCGAGCAACCCTTCTGGTGGCGGCCCAGCTGTGGCTGTGGCTGCACGCAGCTCCGCGAGACCTGACCTCGTAG